A genomic segment from Corylus avellana chromosome ca5, CavTom2PMs-1.0 encodes:
- the LOC132183256 gene encoding TMV resistance protein N-like yields the protein MAASTFLSSSSSSHPSWTYDVFLSFRGEDTRKNFIDHLYFALRDTGINTFRDDNELRRGEDITSELLSAIQRSKISVIVFSSNYAASRWCLEELVKIMECRRTVRQLVLPIFYDVEPSDVRNQTGSFAKAFSEHEKRYLLDIDKVLRWRRALIEAANLSGWDLRNTANR from the coding sequence ATGGCTGCCAGTACCTTCCtctcttcatcttcctcctcccaTCCCAGCTGGACCTACGACgttttcttgagttttagaggcgaAGACACGCGCAAGAATTTCATTGACCACCTCTATTTTGCTTTAAGAGATACCGGAATCAATACCTTTAGAGATGACAACGAGCTCCGAAGAGGAGAAGATATTACATCCGAACTGTTGTCGGCAATACAAAGGTCCAAAATCTCTGTCATCGTCTTCTCTAGTAACTACGCGGCTTCCAGGTGGTGCCTGGAGGAACTTGTGAAGATCATGGAGTGCCGAAGAACAGTGAGGCAGCTGGTTTTGCCTATCTTCTACGATGTTGAACCCTCGGATGTGCGCAACCAAACGGGTAGTTTTGCGAAAGCATTTTCTGAACATGAAAAGCGTTACTTGTTGGACATAGATAAGGTGCTCAGGTGGAGAAGAGCTCTGATTGAGGCTGCTAATTTGTCAGGGTGGGATCTAAGAAACACTGCAAACAGGTAA
- the LOC132180773 gene encoding disease resistance protein RUN1-like, with the protein MAASASTSSSSSFHPSWTYDAFLSFRGEDTRKNFTDHLYFALRDAGINTFRDDNELRRGEDITSELLSAIQRSKISIIVFSRNYAASRWCLEELVKIMECRRTVRQLVLPIFYDVEPSDVRNQTGSFAEAFLKHEERYLLDIDKVLRWRRALFEAANLSGWDLRNTVDGHEAKFIRKIVEAVLREVNSTYLYVSLYPIGIDSRVQAITSLLRVGANDVRMVGIWGMGGIGKTTISKAIYNQMFHSFEGKSFLANIRETFKQPDGQVRLQEQLLDDILKIGKIKVNNVNRGITMIQERLRGRRVLVILDDVDQLEQLNAIARSRDWFGPGSRIIITTRDEQLLKALEVDGVYIAEEMCENESLELFSWHAFRNSYPTEDYMDLSRSVVAYSGGLPLALEVLGSFLFSRSMQEWKSTLEKLKRIPNDQIQTKLRISFDGLSDSTQKDIFLDISCFFIGMDKNYVIQILDGCNFFAEIGISVLIQRCLLSIDERNKLIMHDLLRDMGREIVREECPKIPGKRSRLWLDEDALDVLAKHEGPEAVEGLTLKLPRLSEVTFSTRTFIKMERLRLLRLDHLHLTGDYEHLSKDLRWLRWHGFSLKFFPNNFYSRNLVAIDLRYSNLTQIWKNSKQLFEKLKFLNLSHSHYLAHTPNFARLPNLEKLILKDCISLFEVHQSIGDLNNLVLVNLKDCKSLQSLPKSFYRLKSLQTLILSGCSKFDKLAEELGKMESLTTFLADNTSIRQVPCTIVQLKNLKYLSLCGCKGSASKSLSSLVLSWIFPQKSPKPVHLLPASLQGLNSLRELNLSNCNLSYAAIPKDIGSLCSLRSLDLQNNHFHGLPSSLGGLSKLEIITLDNCTKLQSIPDLPPSLNVVHASNCMALERLPNLSNFLHMEALYLTNCNKLAEIPGLDKLLNSISEIQMEGCSNLTNNFKQSILQEWTLSGFGSVYGIFLPGNDIPDWFTYKDEGCSICFEVPRIIDRNMEGFAVCIIYSSCGNGETWYAGDLPIISVLSKTKSTTYQNERPFNITLEISHEDHIWIFNFDENDVNLEAGDEVEVIADFGPEIDVKKIGVCLVYGRDIDGKMIHYTSTSNKDAIVAIESKRGLGDDEADLSHGRFDDDRAAKRLRCEHNPDDKAESSHEWLL; encoded by the exons ATGGCTGCCAGTGCCTCCacctcttcatcttcttccttccATCCAAGCTGGACCTATGACGCcttcttgagttttagaggcgaAGACACGCGCAAGAACTTCACCGACCATCTCTATTTTGCTCTAAGAGATGCTGGAATCAACACCTTCAGAGATGACAACGAGCTTCGAAGAGGAGAGGATATTACATCCGAACTGTTGTCGGCAATACAAAGGTCCAAAATCTCTATCATTGTCTTCTCCAGAAACTACGCGGCCTCTAGGTGGTGCTTGGAGGAACTTGTGAAGATCATGGAGTGCCGAAGAACAGTGAGGCAGCTGGTTCTACCTATCTTCTATGATGTTGAACCGTCGGATGTGCGCAACCAAACGGGTAGTTTTGCTGAAGCATTTTTGAAACATGAAGAGCGTTACTTGTTGGACATAGACAAGGTACTGAGGTGGAGAAGAGCACTGTTTGAGGCTGCTAATTTGTCTGGGTGGGATCTAAGAAACACTGTAGACGG GCATGAAGCCAAATTTATTAGGAAAATTGTTGAAGCGGTTTTAAGGGAAGTCAACAGCACGTACTTATATGTCTCACTCTATCCAATTGGAATAGATTCTCGCGTGCAAGCCATCACTTCCTTGTTAAGGGTTGGAGCCAATGATGTCCGCATGGTAGGAATTTGGGGAATGGGCGGAATAGGGAAAACAACCATTTCTAAAGCCATATATAACCAAATGTTTCATAGTTTTGAAGGTAaaagttttcttgcaaataTTAGGGAAACTTTTAAGCAACCTGATGGTCAAGTTCGATTACAGGAGCAACTTCTTGATGATATATTGAAGATAGGCAAGATAAAGGTGAATAATGTTAATAGAGGAATTACTATGATACAAGAAAGACTTCGTGGTAGAAGAGTACTTGTTATACTTGATGATGTAGATCAGTTGGAGCAACTCAATGCCATAGCAAGAAGTCGTGATTGGTTCGGGCCTGGAAGTAGAATTATTATCACAACTAGAGACGAGCAATTGCTAAAGGCACTTGAAGTGGACGGAGTATATATAGCCGAAGAAATGTGTGAAAATGAATCTCTGGAactctttagttggcatgcctttagGAATAGTTATCCCACAGAAGATTATATGGACTTGTCAAGAAGTGTTGTTGCTTATTCTGGAGGATTACCACTAGCTCTTGAAGTTTTGGGTTCTTTTCTATTCTCTAGGAGTATGCAAGAATGGAAAAGTACATTGGAGAAATTGAAAAGGATCCCTAATGatcaaattcaaacaaaacttAGAATAAGCTTTGATGGATTAAGTGATAGTACTCAAAAAGATATATTCCTTGATatatcatgtttttttataggaaTGGACAAAAATTATGTTATACAAATATTGGATGGCTGTAATTTTTTTGCAGAGATTGGAATTAGTGTCCTCATTCAGCGGTGTCTTCTTTCAATTGATGAGAGAAACAAGCTCATAATGCATGATTTGCTTCGAGACATGGGAAGAGAAATTGTTCGTGAAGAATGCCCCAAAATACCAGGAAAGCGTAGTAGATTATGGTTGGATGAGGATGCACTTGATGTATTGGCAAAACATGAG GGACCAGAAGCAGTTGAAGGGCTTACTTTAAAATTGCCAAGATTAAGTGAGGTGACTTTCAGTACAAGAACATTTATAAAGATGGAGAGATTAAGATTACTCCGCCTTGATCATTTACACCTTACCGGAGATTATGAACATCTTTCTAAAGATTTAAGGTGGCTCCGTTGGCACGGATTCTCTCTAAAGTTTTTTCCAAACAACTTTTACTCAAGAAACCTAGTTGCAATTGACTTGCGATATAGCAATCTCAcacaaatttggaaaaattccaag CAATTGTTCGAGAAGTTGAAATTCCTAAATCTTAGTCATTCACATTACTTGGCTCATACCCCTAACTTTGCAAGACTCCCTAATCTTGAGAAACTAATACTCAAAGATTGTATAAGTTTGTTTGAGGTTCACCAATCTATTGGAGATCTTAATAATcttgttttggttaatttgaaagATTGCAAAAGTCTTCAAAGTCTGCCAAAGAGTTTCTATAGGTTGAAGTCTCTTCAAACTCTCATTCTTTCTGGTTGTTCTAAATTTGACAAATTGGCTGAGGAGTTGGGGAAGATGGAATCCTTGACAACTTTTCTTGCAGATAACACTTCCATAAGACAAGTGCCATGTACCATAGTACAACTAAAGAACCTCAAATACTTGTCACTGTGTGGGTGTAAAGGATCAGCATCTAAGTCACTGTCTTCACTAGTTTTGTCTTGGATATTCCCGCAGAAAAGTCCCAAGCCAGTCCATCTGTTGCCTGCTTCACTACAAGGCTTGAACTCACTAAGAGAGTTAAATCTTAGTAATTGCAATTTATCATATGCTGCAATTCCTAAAGATATTGGGAGTTTATGTTCCCTTCGATCTTTAGATCTACAAAACAATCATTTTCATGGCTTGCCATCAAGCCTTGGTGGTCTCTCGAAGCTTGAAATTATCACTTTGGATAATTGCACAAAGCTTCAATCAATTCCAGATTTACCACCAAGTTTGAATGTGGTGCATGCGTCAAACTGCATGGCGTTGGAAAGATTACCAAATCTATCAAATTTCTTACATATGGAAGCTTTGTACCTCACTAATTGCAATAAATTAGCAGAGATTCCTGGCTTGGATAAGTTGTTGAATTCCATTAGCGAGATTCAAATGGAAGGGTGCAGCAATTTAACAAATAACTTTAAACAAAGCATCCtacag GAATGGACTTTGAGTGGATTTGGTAGTGTGTATGGCATTTTTCTCCCCGGCAATGATATACCTGATTGGTTTACGTATAAGGATGAGGGATGCTCTATATGTTTTGAAGTGCCTCGCATCATTGATCGTAATATGGAAGGGTTCGCTGTATGCATTATTTATTCATCATGTGGCAATGGAGAGACATGGTACGCTGGTGATCTTCCTATCATTTCTGTACTCAGTAAAACCAAGAGTACCACTTATCAAAATGAAAGGCCATTTAACATTACTCTAGAAATTTCGCATGAAGATCACATTTGGATATTcaattttgatgaaaatgatGTCAATTTGGAGGCCGGTGACGAAGTAGAGGTTATCGCAGATTTTGGGCCAGAAATCGATGTTAAGAAGATAGGGGTTTGCCTAGTATATGGCAGGGATATTGATGGAAAAATGATTCATTATACCTCTACATCGAATAAGGATGCCATTGTTGCAATTGAATCTAAAAGAGGCCTTGGTGATGATGAAGCAGATTTGAGCCATGGTCGTTTTGACGACGATCGAGCGGCTAAGAGATTGAGGTGTGAACATAATCCTGATGATAAAGCAGAATCAAGTCATGAATGGTTGCTTTGA